The following coding sequences lie in one Pseudomonas sp. SL4(2022) genomic window:
- the clpA gene encoding ATP-dependent Clp protease ATP-binding subunit ClpA, with amino-acid sequence MLNRELEVTLNLAFKEARTKRHEFMTVEHLLLALLDNEAAASVLRACGANLDKLRHDLQEFIDSTTPLIPQHDEERETQPTLGFQRVLQRAVFHVQSSGKREVTGANVLVAIFSEQESQAVFLLKQQSVARIDVVNFIAHGISKVPGHSGHSETEQEMQDEEGGESSSSSNPLDAYASNLNELARQGRIDPLVGREQEVERVAQILARRRKNNPLLVGEAGVGKTAIAEGLAKRIVDGQVPDLLADSVVYSLDLGALLAGTKYRGDFEKRLKALLNELRKRPHAILFIDEIHTIIGAGAASGGVMDASNLLKPMLSSGEIRCIGSTTFQEFRGIFEKDRALARRFQKVDVVEPSVEDTIGILRGLKGRFEQHHSIEYSDEALRAAAELASRYINDRHMPDKAIDVIDEAGAYQRLQPADKRLTRIDVAQVEDIVAKIARIPPKHVSSSDKELLRNLERDLKLTVFGQDAAIDSLSTAIKLSRAGLKAPDKPVGSFLFAGPTGVGKTEAARQLAKALGVELIRFDMSEYMERHTVSRLIGAPPGYVGFDQGGLLTEAITKTPHCVLLLDEIEKAHPEVFNLLLQVMDHGTLTDNNGRKADFRNVIVIMTTNAGAETAARASIGFTHQDHSSDAMEVIKKSFTPEFRNRLDTIIQFGRLSHEVIKSIVDKFLTELQAQLEDKRVTLEVSDAARNWLAESGYDVQMGARPMARLIQDKIKRPLAEEILFGELAEHGGVVHIDIEGGELTFDFETTAEMA; translated from the coding sequence ATGTTAAATCGAGAGCTCGAAGTCACCCTCAATCTGGCTTTCAAGGAGGCTCGTACCAAGCGTCATGAGTTTATGACGGTTGAGCACTTGCTGCTGGCCCTCCTGGATAACGAGGCTGCCGCCAGCGTATTGCGCGCGTGCGGGGCCAACTTGGACAAGTTGCGGCATGATCTGCAGGAGTTTATCGACTCCACCACGCCGCTCATTCCGCAGCACGATGAAGAGCGCGAAACTCAACCTACGTTGGGGTTCCAGCGAGTTTTGCAGCGCGCGGTGTTCCATGTGCAGAGTTCCGGCAAGCGTGAAGTGACTGGCGCCAATGTGCTGGTGGCAATTTTCAGCGAGCAGGAAAGTCAGGCAGTGTTCCTGCTTAAACAGCAGAGCGTGGCGCGCATTGATGTGGTCAATTTTATTGCCCACGGTATCTCCAAGGTGCCAGGCCATAGTGGTCATTCAGAAACCGAACAGGAAATGCAGGATGAGGAAGGCGGTGAGTCTTCCAGCTCCAGTAATCCGCTGGATGCCTATGCCAGCAACCTGAATGAGTTAGCGCGCCAGGGACGAATTGATCCTCTGGTTGGTCGCGAGCAGGAGGTCGAGCGCGTTGCGCAGATTCTGGCGCGTCGGCGTAAGAACAATCCCTTGCTGGTGGGCGAGGCCGGCGTGGGTAAAACCGCAATCGCCGAGGGGCTGGCCAAGCGCATTGTCGACGGTCAGGTGCCCGATTTGCTGGCGGATAGCGTGGTCTACTCGCTGGATCTCGGTGCACTGCTGGCAGGCACCAAATACCGGGGGGACTTCGAGAAACGCCTAAAAGCGCTGCTTAACGAGCTACGTAAACGCCCTCATGCGATTCTGTTTATCGATGAAATTCACACCATTATCGGGGCCGGTGCCGCCTCTGGTGGGGTTATGGATGCGTCCAACCTGCTCAAGCCAATGCTGTCTTCAGGAGAAATCCGCTGCATCGGTTCAACCACGTTCCAGGAGTTTCGCGGCATCTTCGAGAAAGATCGGGCTTTGGCGCGGCGCTTCCAGAAAGTCGATGTGGTTGAGCCCTCGGTGGAAGACACCATTGGCATTCTGCGCGGCCTGAAAGGTCGTTTTGAGCAGCACCACAGTATTGAATACAGCGATGAGGCCCTACGCGCAGCGGCCGAACTGGCGTCGCGCTACATCAATGACCGGCATATGCCGGACAAGGCCATTGATGTCATCGATGAGGCCGGTGCGTACCAGCGCCTGCAGCCGGCAGACAAGCGCCTGACTCGCATCGATGTGGCGCAGGTCGAGGATATCGTAGCGAAGATTGCACGTATCCCGCCAAAACACGTCAGCAGCTCGGATAAAGAATTGCTGCGTAACCTAGAACGCGATCTCAAGCTCACGGTGTTTGGCCAGGATGCTGCGATTGACTCGCTGTCTACCGCAATCAAACTGTCGCGTGCAGGTCTCAAAGCACCGGACAAACCGGTGGGCTCCTTCCTGTTTGCCGGCCCGACGGGTGTCGGTAAAACCGAAGCCGCGCGGCAGTTGGCCAAAGCGCTAGGGGTCGAGCTGATTCGCTTCGATATGTCCGAATATATGGAGCGGCATACCGTGTCGCGACTAATCGGCGCTCCACCTGGCTATGTCGGTTTTGATCAGGGGGGGTTGCTCACCGAGGCCATTACTAAAACGCCACATTGTGTACTGCTGCTCGATGAAATCGAAAAGGCTCACCCGGAAGTCTTCAACCTACTGCTGCAGGTCATGGATCATGGGACGCTGACCGACAATAACGGGCGCAAGGCGGACTTCCGTAACGTGATCGTGATTATGACCACCAACGCCGGTGCTGAAACCGCGGCGCGTGCATCCATTGGCTTCACCCATCAGGACCATTCGTCTGATGCTATGGAAGTGATCAAGAAAAGCTTTACGCCGGAGTTCCGCAACCGCCTGGATACCATCATCCAGTTCGGCCGCTTAAGCCATGAAGTGATCAAAAGCATTGTCGACAAGTTCCTCACCGAACTGCAGGCACAGCTTGAGGATAAGCGTGTCACGCTGGAAGTCAGCGATGCCGCGCGTAACTGGTTGGCCGAGAGCGGTTACGACGTGCAGATGGGTGCTCGACCTATGGCTCGCCTGATTCAGGACAAGATCAAGCGGCCATTGGCGGAAGAGATCCTGTTTGGTGAGCTGGCTGAGCACGGTGGTGTGGTGCATATCGATATTGAAGGCGGTGAGTTGACTTTCGATTTCGAAACCACGGCAGAAATGGCCTAA
- the clpS gene encoding ATP-dependent Clp protease adapter ClpS: protein MHARSQIRLTFNQDRPAEHEDDSFGLAVQESKPALQAPPMYKVVLFNDDYTPMDFVVEVLEVFFNLNRELATKIMLTVHTEGRAVCGVFTRDIAETKATQVNQYARESQHPLLCEIEKDG, encoded by the coding sequence ATGCATGCACGTAGCCAGATTCGACTAACATTCAATCAGGATCGCCCCGCAGAGCATGAGGACGATTCCTTCGGCCTGGCCGTTCAGGAATCCAAGCCCGCCTTGCAGGCTCCCCCCATGTATAAAGTGGTGTTATTTAACGATGACTACACGCCCATGGATTTCGTGGTCGAGGTGCTCGAGGTGTTTTTCAATCTGAATCGAGAGCTGGCAACCAAGATCATGCTGACCGTCCATACAGAGGGGCGGGCAGTGTGTGGAGTATTTACCCGCGATATTGCTGAAACCAAAGCGACGCAGGTGAATCAATATGCGAGAGAGAGCCAGCATCCGCTACTCTGTGAAATAGAGAAGGACGGTTAA
- the cspD gene encoding cold shock domain-containing protein CspD, protein MVSGKVKWFNNAKGYGFILADGRDEDLFAHYSAIQMDGYKTLKAGQPVSFDIIQGPKGLHAVNISAANAVSEVPAAVKQHQGSTVEV, encoded by the coding sequence ATGGTTAGCGGTAAGGTCAAGTGGTTCAACAACGCCAAAGGCTATGGATTTATCCTGGCCGATGGTCGAGATGAGGACCTGTTCGCCCACTACTCGGCTATCCAGATGGACGGCTATAAAACGCTGAAGGCTGGCCAGCCGGTAAGCTTCGATATTATTCAAGGTCCAAAAGGACTCCACGCCGTAAACATCAGTGCGGCTAATGCCGTCAGTGAAGTGCCCGCCGCAGTCAAGCAACATCAGGGCTCAACGGTTGAAGTCTGA
- the icd gene encoding NADP-dependent isocitrate dehydrogenase has protein sequence MGYQKIQVPATGDKITVNADTSLNVPNNPIIPFIEGDGIGVDISPVMIKVVDAAVQKAYGGERKISWMEVYAGEKATQVYDQDTWLPQETLDAVKDYVVSIKGPLTTPVGGGIRSLNVALRQQLDLYVCLRPVRWFEGVPSPVKKPGDVDMTIFRENSEDIYAGIEWKAGSPEATKVIKFLKEEMGVTKIRFDQDCGIGVKPVSKEGTKRLARKALQYVVDNDRDSLTIVHKGNIMKFTEGAFKEWAYEIAAEEFGATLLDGGPWMQFKNPKTGKNVIVKDAIADAMLQQILLRPAEYDVIATLNLNGDYLSDALAAEVGGIGIAPGANLSDTVAMFEATHGTAPKYAGKDQVNPGSLILSAEMMLRHMGWTEAADLIIKGTNGAIGAKTVTYDFERLMDGAKLLSCSAFGDALISHM, from the coding sequence ATGGGATACCAAAAGATCCAGGTGCCTGCCACCGGTGACAAAATCACCGTCAATGCCGATACATCCCTGAACGTACCGAACAATCCAATCATCCCCTTTATCGAGGGCGATGGCATCGGTGTCGATATCAGCCCGGTCATGATCAAAGTCGTTGATGCTGCCGTACAGAAAGCCTACGGCGGTGAGCGCAAGATCTCCTGGATGGAAGTTTACGCTGGCGAGAAAGCCACTCAGGTTTATGATCAGGATACTTGGCTGCCTCAGGAAACCCTGGATGCGGTCAAAGATTATGTTGTTTCCATCAAGGGCCCACTGACCACTCCTGTCGGTGGCGGCATCCGCTCTCTGAACGTAGCCCTGCGTCAGCAGCTCGACCTGTACGTTTGCCTGCGTCCAGTGCGCTGGTTCGAAGGCGTGCCAAGCCCGGTGAAAAAGCCAGGCGATGTCGACATGACCATCTTCCGCGAGAACTCGGAAGACATCTATGCCGGTATCGAGTGGAAAGCCGGCTCGCCGGAAGCAACCAAAGTCATCAAGTTCCTAAAAGAGGAAATGGGTGTTACCAAGATTCGCTTCGACCAGGACTGCGGTATCGGCGTTAAGCCGGTTTCCAAAGAAGGCACCAAGCGTCTGGCGCGTAAAGCCCTGCAGTACGTGGTCGATAACGACCGCGACTCGCTGACCATCGTGCACAAAGGCAACATCATGAAGTTCACCGAAGGTGCCTTCAAAGAGTGGGCCTACGAAATTGCAGCCGAAGAGTTCGGCGCGACCCTTCTTGATGGTGGTCCTTGGATGCAGTTCAAGAACCCGAAAACCGGCAAGAATGTCATCGTCAAAGACGCCATCGCTGATGCCATGCTGCAGCAGATTCTCCTGCGCCCGGCTGAGTACGATGTAATCGCCACCCTGAACCTCAATGGCGACTACCTGTCGGACGCTCTGGCGGCTGAAGTAGGCGGTATTGGTATCGCTCCGGGCGCTAACCTGTCCGACACCGTCGCGATGTTCGAAGCCACCCACGGTACTGCACCGAAGTACGCTGGCAAGGACCAGGTGAACCCAGGTTCGCTGATTCTCTCCGCTGAAATGATGTTGCGCCACATGGGCTGGACAGAAGCGGCCGATCTGATTATCAAGGGCACCAATGGCGCCATTGGTGCCAAGACTGTGACCTATGACTTCGAACGCCTGATGGACGGTGCCAAGTTGCTGTCCTGCTCGGCATTCGGTGATGCGCTGATTTCGCACATGTAA
- a CDS encoding NUDIX hydrolase produces MRFTPHVTVATVVEDQGQFLLVEEMADNRAVFNQPAGHLEADESLIQAALRETLEETGWDIELTGVVGIYLYTAPSNGITYQRVCFAGKALHQRPHHPLDDGIIGPRWLSRDELAAQPERWRSELVLRCIDDYLSGQHFALSLIRD; encoded by the coding sequence ATGCGCTTTACCCCACACGTTACAGTCGCCACCGTAGTTGAAGATCAGGGACAATTTCTGCTGGTTGAGGAGATGGCCGATAACCGTGCCGTATTTAATCAGCCTGCCGGCCACTTGGAAGCCGACGAAAGTCTGATACAGGCAGCGCTGCGCGAAACCCTCGAAGAAACCGGCTGGGATATCGAGTTGACAGGTGTGGTGGGCATTTACCTGTACACCGCCCCCAGCAATGGCATCACCTATCAGCGCGTGTGTTTTGCCGGTAAAGCACTGCACCAACGGCCTCACCATCCTTTGGATGACGGCATCATCGGCCCACGCTGGCTCAGTCGTGATGAGTTGGCGGCGCAACCAGAACGCTGGCGCAGCGAGCTAGTGTTGCGCTGCATCGATGATTACCTCAGCGGCCAGCACTTTGCCCTGAGCCTGATTCGCGATTAA
- the mnmA gene encoding tRNA 2-thiouridine(34) synthase MnmA → MSDPTSQRVIVGMSGGVDSSVSALLLLEQGYQVEGLFMKNWDEDDGTEYCTAMDDLADAQAVCDKIGIKLHTANFAAEYWDNVFEHFLAEYKAGRTPNPDILCNREIKFKAFLDYALMLGADLIATGHYVRRRDIDGRTELLKGLDPNKDQSYFLHAVGGEQIAKTLFPVGELEKPAVRAIAEKYQLATAKKKDSTGICFIGERRFSDFLKQYLPAQPGNIETTEGEIIGRHHGLMYHTIGQRQGLGIGGLKDASDEPWYVLHKDLTRNVLVVGQGNEHPWLFSRALLASEIYWVNPIDLSTPRELTAKVRYRQSDQACRLEKTANGYRAVFNEPQRAVTPGQSVVFYDGEICLGGGVIETAAPWTTREQQA, encoded by the coding sequence ATGTCAGATCCAACTTCCCAGCGCGTTATTGTCGGCATGTCCGGCGGTGTAGATTCGTCCGTTTCCGCCCTTTTGCTGCTTGAGCAGGGCTATCAGGTCGAAGGCCTGTTCATGAAGAACTGGGACGAAGACGATGGCACAGAATATTGCACCGCCATGGACGATTTGGCCGATGCCCAGGCCGTGTGCGACAAGATTGGCATCAAGCTGCACACCGCCAATTTTGCCGCCGAATACTGGGACAACGTGTTCGAGCACTTCCTCGCCGAATACAAGGCTGGACGCACACCGAACCCAGACATCCTGTGTAACCGCGAAATCAAGTTCAAAGCCTTCCTCGACTACGCACTTATGCTCGGTGCTGACCTGATTGCCACCGGTCACTACGTGCGCCGCCGGGACATCGACGGGCGCACCGAACTGCTTAAGGGCCTTGACCCCAACAAGGACCAGAGTTACTTCCTGCATGCGGTGGGCGGTGAGCAGATCGCCAAGACCCTGTTCCCAGTCGGCGAGCTGGAAAAACCAGCGGTACGCGCGATTGCCGAGAAGTACCAGTTGGCCACGGCAAAAAAGAAGGATTCCACTGGTATCTGCTTTATCGGCGAACGGCGTTTCAGCGATTTCCTCAAGCAGTACCTACCAGCCCAGCCCGGCAATATCGAAACCACTGAAGGCGAAATCATCGGCCGCCATCACGGCCTGATGTACCACACCATTGGTCAGCGCCAGGGGTTAGGCATCGGCGGACTGAAAGACGCCAGTGATGAGCCTTGGTACGTCCTGCACAAGGACCTGACTCGCAATGTGCTGGTGGTTGGCCAGGGCAATGAACACCCCTGGCTGTTCAGCCGCGCCCTGCTCGCCTCGGAAATTTACTGGGTCAACCCAATTGACCTGAGCACACCACGCGAGCTGACGGCCAAAGTGCGCTATCGCCAGAGCGATCAGGCCTGCAGGCTGGAGAAAACGGCCAATGGCTACCGCGCCGTGTTCAATGAACCGCAGCGCGCCGTGACCCCGGGGCAATCCGTGGTGTTTTACGACGGTGAAATCTGTCTCGGTGGCGGTGTGATTGAAACCGCCGCCCCCTGGACTACGCGGGAGCAGCAGGCGTGA
- the hflD gene encoding high frequency lysogenization protein HflD — protein sequence MNPIQEQLIALGAVFESAVLVDKLARTGQVGEPAVACMINSLLVRDPKNTLDVYGGDDLNLRDGYRALVSALERDPASLQRDPLRYALALLALERQLDKRGDMLQVMGSRLDQVQQQVEHFGPTHENVISNCASLYQDTISTFRQRIQVQGDMRHLQQTNNAAKIRALLLAGIRSARLWRQLGGHRWQMVFSRSKLLKELYPLLRS from the coding sequence GTGAATCCGATTCAAGAACAATTGATCGCCCTCGGCGCGGTATTCGAATCGGCCGTATTGGTCGACAAGTTGGCGCGTACCGGCCAGGTCGGCGAGCCCGCCGTAGCCTGCATGATCAACAGCCTGTTGGTGCGCGATCCGAAGAACACGCTGGACGTTTACGGCGGCGATGACCTCAATCTGCGCGACGGCTACCGTGCGCTGGTCAGCGCCCTGGAACGCGATCCGGCCAGTTTGCAGCGTGATCCGCTGCGTTATGCCCTGGCGTTGTTGGCCCTGGAGCGCCAACTGGATAAGCGTGGCGATATGCTGCAAGTCATGGGCAGCCGCCTCGACCAGGTGCAGCAGCAAGTCGAGCACTTCGGGCCGACCCATGAAAACGTGATATCCAACTGCGCCAGCCTGTATCAGGACACCATCAGCACCTTCCGTCAGCGCATTCAGGTGCAAGGCGATATGCGCCACCTGCAGCAGACCAACAATGCCGCGAAGATCCGTGCACTGCTGCTCGCCGGCATTCGTTCTGCGCGCCTGTGGCGCCAACTGGGGGGGCATCGCTGGCAGATGGTGTTCAGCCGCAGCAAGCTGCTCAAGGAACTCTACCCGCTGCTGCGGTCCTGA
- a CDS encoding DMT family transporter has translation MSTRAVKPLQGAALLALSALLFSLMGVGIREVSVSVNNESVVFFRNLIGVLFFMPLVLLKGVGPFKTTRLKSHLWRTTYGLAAMYCFFYAIAHLPLADAMLFTYSAPVFTPLIAWWWLKEPLSKRMLLTTGIGLVGVLLVAKPSAALLDSQALIGLAASVLAAFAFVSIREMSDTEPAFRIVFYFSLFSALISAIPLTWAWQPMTQHELGLLLVIGLLATASQIIMSKAYSLAPPGLIGPFAYLAIVFAGLIAWLRWGEMPDLTSLLGAALIFSASLLSISRRKGR, from the coding sequence ATGAGCACGCGGGCGGTTAAGCCGTTGCAGGGCGCAGCCTTGCTGGCACTTTCCGCCTTACTGTTTTCCCTGATGGGCGTTGGCATTCGCGAGGTATCGGTCAGCGTCAACAACGAATCGGTGGTGTTCTTTCGCAACCTGATCGGTGTGCTGTTCTTTATGCCCCTGGTCTTGCTCAAGGGAGTTGGCCCGTTCAAGACCACACGCCTGAAGTCTCATCTGTGGCGCACCACCTATGGCCTGGCGGCGATGTACTGCTTCTTCTACGCCATTGCCCACCTGCCACTGGCCGACGCGATGCTGTTCACCTACTCGGCACCGGTGTTCACCCCGCTGATCGCCTGGTGGTGGCTTAAGGAGCCGCTCAGTAAGCGCATGCTGCTGACCACTGGCATCGGTCTGGTTGGCGTACTGCTGGTGGCTAAACCCTCGGCTGCCCTGCTCGACAGCCAGGCCCTGATCGGCCTCGCGGCCAGTGTGCTGGCCGCGTTCGCCTTTGTCTCGATCCGCGAAATGAGCGATACCGAACCGGCCTTCCGCATCGTCTTCTACTTTTCCCTGTTCAGCGCCCTGATTTCAGCCATCCCGTTGACCTGGGCCTGGCAACCCATGACTCAGCATGAGCTAGGCCTGTTGCTGGTGATCGGCCTGCTCGCCACCGCCAGTCAGATCATCATGTCCAAGGCTTACAGCCTGGCGCCGCCCGGACTGATCGGCCCCTTTGCCTACCTGGCGATTGTGTTCGCCGGACTGATTGCCTGGCTGCGCTGGGGTGAAATGCCCGATCTGACCTCTTTACTGGGCGCCGCACTGATTTTCAGTGCCAGCCTGCTGTCGATCAGCCGTCGCAAAGGCCGCTGA
- the purB gene encoding adenylosuccinate lyase encodes MQLSSLTAVSPVDGRYAGKTSALRPIFSEYGLIRFRVLVEVRWLQRLAAHEGVAEVAPFSADANAVLNELADNFAVEHAERVKEIERTTNHDVKAVEYLLKEQAAKLPELDKVSEFIHFACTSEDINNLSHALMLRAGRDDVLLPLMRQTAEAIRELAIKFAEVPMLSRTHGQPASPTTLGKELANVVYRLERQIAQVAAVPLLGKINGAVGNYNAHLSAYPQIDWEANARQFIEGDLGLQFNPYTTQIEPHDYIAELFDAIARFNTILIDFDRDIWGYISLGYFKQRTIAGEIGSSTMPHKVNPIDFENSEGNLGIANALFQHLASKLPISRWQRDLTDSTVLRNLGVGFAHSVIAYEASLKGISKLELNAQRIAEDLDACWEVLAEPIQTVMRRYAIENPYEKLKELTRGKGISPEALLSFIDGLDMPDAAKAELKRLTPASYIGNAVAQAKRI; translated from the coding sequence ATGCAGCTTTCCTCGCTCACCGCGGTTTCCCCCGTTGATGGCCGCTACGCCGGCAAAACCAGCGCACTGCGCCCGATTTTCAGCGAATACGGCCTGATCCGTTTCCGCGTTCTGGTTGAGGTGCGCTGGCTGCAGCGCCTGGCCGCCCACGAAGGCGTCGCCGAAGTGGCGCCCTTCTCCGCCGACGCCAATGCCGTGCTCAATGAGCTGGCGGACAACTTCGCCGTCGAGCATGCCGAGCGTGTGAAAGAAATCGAGCGCACCACCAACCACGACGTGAAAGCCGTGGAATACCTGCTCAAAGAACAAGCGGCCAAGCTGCCTGAGCTGGACAAGGTCAGCGAGTTCATCCACTTCGCCTGCACCAGTGAGGACATCAACAACCTGTCCCACGCCCTGATGCTGCGCGCCGGCCGTGACGACGTGCTGCTGCCACTGATGCGTCAGACTGCTGAAGCGATTCGCGAACTGGCAATCAAATTCGCCGAGGTGCCAATGCTCTCGCGCACCCACGGTCAGCCGGCATCACCGACCACCCTGGGCAAGGAATTGGCCAACGTGGTCTACCGTCTGGAGCGCCAGATCGCTCAGGTTGCTGCGGTGCCCCTGCTGGGCAAAATCAACGGCGCTGTGGGGAACTACAACGCCCACCTGTCGGCCTACCCGCAGATCGACTGGGAAGCCAATGCGCGGCAATTCATCGAAGGTGACCTGGGCCTGCAGTTCAACCCCTACACCACGCAGATCGAGCCGCACGACTACATTGCCGAGCTGTTCGACGCCATTGCCCGCTTCAACACCATCCTGATTGACTTCGATCGCGATATCTGGGGCTACATCTCCCTGGGTTATTTCAAACAGCGCACCATTGCTGGCGAAATCGGCTCCTCCACCATGCCGCACAAGGTCAACCCGATCGACTTCGAAAACTCCGAAGGCAACCTGGGGATTGCCAACGCACTGTTCCAGCACCTGGCCAGCAAGTTGCCAATCTCACGCTGGCAGCGCGACCTGACTGACTCCACCGTGCTGCGCAACCTCGGCGTCGGCTTCGCTCACAGCGTCATCGCTTACGAAGCCAGTCTCAAGGGAATCAGCAAGTTGGAGCTCAATGCTCAACGTATTGCTGAAGATCTGGATGCCTGCTGGGAAGTGCTTGCCGAGCCAATCCAGACCGTAATGCGCCGTTACGCCATCGAGAACCCGTACGAGAAGCTCAAGGAGCTGACCCGCGGCAAGGGCATCAGCCCGGAAGCACTACTGAGCTTTATCGATGGCCTGGACATGCCAGACGCCGCCAAGGCTGAACTCAAGCGCCTGACCCCAGCCAGCTACATCGGCAACGCGGTTGCCCAGGCCAAGCGTATCTAA
- a CDS encoding cupin domain-containing protein, translated as MNPDTPLQLLGGLTAREFMRDYWQKKPLLVRQAIPGFESPISPDELAGLALEEEIESRLVIEHGEHPWELRRGPFAEDAFADLPERDWTLLVQAVDQFVPEVAELLEAFKFLPKWRIDDVMISFAVPGGGVGPHYDNYDVFLLQGYGKRRWQIGQQCNTDSPMLQHADLRILAEFVKTEEWVLEPGDMLYLPPLLAHCGTAEDDCMTYSVGFRAPSAAEVLTHFTDFLGQFLPDEERYSDADAQPTDDPTQIQRDALDRLKALLNEHMSDERLLMTWFGQFMTEPKYPELIAGIEIDEETFLAGLEDGAILIRNPSARMAWSEVGEDLVLFASGQSRLLSANLRELLKLVCSADALHIENLGAWLADDEGRNLLVELVKQGSLEFADE; from the coding sequence ATGAATCCTGATACTCCGCTGCAACTATTGGGTGGCCTTACTGCTCGCGAGTTCATGCGTGACTACTGGCAGAAGAAACCGCTGCTGGTGCGCCAGGCAATTCCTGGTTTCGAAAGCCCAATTTCCCCCGACGAGCTCGCCGGTCTGGCGCTGGAAGAAGAAATCGAATCGCGCCTGGTCATCGAGCACGGCGAGCACCCGTGGGAGTTGCGCCGCGGCCCGTTTGCCGAAGACGCCTTTGCCGACCTGCCTGAGCGCGACTGGACCCTGCTGGTTCAGGCGGTCGATCAGTTTGTTCCGGAAGTGGCTGAGTTGCTGGAAGCGTTCAAGTTCCTGCCCAAATGGCGCATCGATGACGTAATGATCAGTTTCGCCGTGCCAGGTGGCGGCGTGGGCCCACATTACGACAATTACGACGTTTTTCTCCTGCAGGGCTATGGCAAACGCCGCTGGCAGATCGGCCAGCAGTGCAATACCGATAGCCCAATGCTGCAACACGCGGATCTGAGGATCCTTGCCGAATTCGTTAAAACTGAAGAATGGGTTCTGGAGCCCGGCGACATGCTTTATCTGCCGCCACTTCTGGCCCACTGTGGTACCGCTGAGGATGACTGTATGACGTATTCCGTAGGCTTCCGTGCGCCAAGCGCCGCTGAAGTCCTGACCCATTTCACCGACTTTCTCGGCCAGTTCCTGCCTGACGAAGAGCGCTACAGCGATGCTGATGCGCAACCTACCGATGACCCGACACAGATACAGCGCGACGCCCTTGATCGCCTCAAGGCATTGCTCAATGAACACATGAGTGATGAGCGCCTACTGATGACCTGGTTCGGCCAGTTCATGACCGAGCCCAAATACCCGGAGCTGATTGCCGGTATCGAGATCGACGAAGAAACCTTCCTCGCCGGCCTCGAAGATGGCGCCATTCTGATCCGCAACCCCAGTGCGCGCATGGCCTGGTCGGAAGTCGGTGAAGACCTTGTGCTGTTCGCCAGCGGCCAGAGCCGCCTGCTGTCTGCCAACCTCCGTGAACTGCTGAAGCTGGTCTGTTCCGCCGACGCCCTGCACATCGAAAACCTCGGCGCATGGCTTGCCGATGACGAAGGGCGTAACCTGCTGGTTGAACTGGTCAAACAAGGCAGCCTGGAGTTTGCTGATGAGTGA
- a CDS encoding GNAT family N-acetyltransferase: MSEIQVRLADWQKDNADLRRIRETVFIAEQAVPPELEWDAEDADAVHFLALEGDYPIGTARLLPDGHIGRVSVLKDWRGLNVGVALIQAVIAEAEKRGLTQQMLSAQVHATAFYEKLGFAIVSGEYLDAGIPHVDMVRHSA, encoded by the coding sequence ATGAGTGAGATACAGGTTCGCCTGGCCGACTGGCAGAAGGACAATGCTGACCTGCGGCGTATTCGCGAAACCGTGTTTATCGCAGAACAAGCTGTACCGCCGGAACTGGAATGGGATGCGGAGGATGCCGATGCTGTGCATTTTCTCGCCTTGGAAGGTGATTACCCGATCGGTACCGCTCGCCTACTGCCCGATGGCCATATCGGCCGGGTTTCCGTGCTCAAGGACTGGCGCGGCCTGAACGTGGGTGTTGCGCTGATTCAGGCGGTGATCGCGGAAGCGGAAAAACGTGGCCTGACGCAGCAAATGCTCAGTGCCCAGGTGCACGCCACCGCCTTCTATGAAAAGCTCGGGTTTGCCATCGTCAGTGGTGAATACCTCGACGCCGGCATTCCTCACGTAGACATGGTGCGACATAGCGCCTAG